GCGTTTATGCAGTTCAATTGGCTTAAGCGAGGTCTGAAACGTGCAGACTGCGTTGACATAGTCAGCTTGAGGAATCGCCTCTACCGGAGAAGTTTTGTAAAAATTTGAGCAGCGTAGGTTGGTAATCTCATGGATCGCCCGCATCTCCTCTAACGATTGATTGAGGATTGCGATAGAATCACCGATATTTCCTCCCATCCCAACATATGCTTGATCCATCTTCATGGGAAGGATTTTACCACAGGAGGAAAGAATTTACAAGATAGCGTTATACCGAAATATACCGAATCAACTTCAAGATTCGGTATAAACTCAAAAAAACACCAGACATTTTTTGCTTTTAAAAATATCTAGCATGAGACACCCTCTCAGATTATTCCTTGAACTAATCTATCTTCTAGTGCTAAGATTTTGATTTTCTCATCAATGGACTGATAGCTCAGAGGATAGAGCATCCGCCTTCTAAGCGGACGGTCGTAGGTTCGAATCCTACTCAGTCCGATCATTTCATCCATTTCCAAAGAAAATTAAGATACGAGAAGCTGGTCTCTTGATGAACAGGTTGACTAGCGGAATTTCTGATGGACTCCTTAGCTCTCGATAAAGTCTCCAATCTTTCCTTTGCCAAGTGAATTTGTTGATTGATGGAAGCTCTCCTTGCACGATATCTTTTCCCACCATGAGTATTTCGATGAGGAAGAGATGTGGAGAGATAGTCAATGTGCTTTCGAGCTTTTTCTATTTTTTTATCCAGGTCTGATTCAAAAGAAATTTTGCTCGATTGAGGCAAAATGGCTCCAACCTTCTGTGCTGTTCCCTCAAAATGGAGAATAGAGTTTGAAGAGTTGTTAAAAGGAGTAATGGTCATACGAATCCTTATGTCTTAAGATGATAAAAAATGCGGAAATATTGCTACTTCCGCAAGATGCATATAAAAGTCTAAATCACTTATTCGACGCCCGCCGCTGCAGACTCCTCTGAAACACGTTCTCCGTCTTCCAAAATCTCTAGATTGACACGGATACCGTTGCGGCTAGCAACTGACATTAAAAGGGTGCGGATTGCATTGATCGTTTTCCCTTTTTTCCCAATGATCTTACCAATGTCAGACTTCTCAACAGATAGTTCAATAATCAAAGTTTGTGTTCCACCAATTTCATTAATTTTCACTTTGTCAGGGTGGTCGACCAGGTTTTTGACAATGTACGCGACAAACTCTTTCATAATTCGATCCTCATTCCACAATTAAATTTCATTTTCCGACGCAATACGTAAGCGCATTGGCCATCTAGTTCGTATAGTACTTAATCGCGACTAAAAAAGCAAAAAACAGAACTCTCTATTACCAACAAGAAAAATTTAAATAATTTAACATTAACTATTTAAATTTTCTAAAATCATCGTTACAGGACCATGGTTGACCAAGGAAACATCCATAGAAGCTCCAAACTGCCCTGTCTGGACTCTGCCCATTTCCCTTTTGACCTCTTGGACAAATGTTTCATAAATCGGAATAGCGGCATCCGGTCCGGCGGCATCGATAAACGATGGCCTCCTACCCTTAGAGCTGTTGCCATAAAGGGTGAATTGACTGACGACCAAAATCTCTCCTTCCACTTCCTTGACACTCTTATTCATCTTGCCGGCATCGTCTTCAAAAATGCGCAAATTAACTAATTTATTGACATAACGTTTCGCGGATTCGAGAGTATCCGACTGATGAATTCCCAAAAGCACTAGCAAACCCTTATTGATTTTACCAACTGAAACATTGCCGATCTTCACCTCGGCACAGCTTACTCTCTGCACAACCAGCTTCATCTTAAATCCTTGTCCTAGTAGGAGTATTTTGAGCGATTTTTAGGAAAAAAAATATAAAAAAATGTCCTTTTATTATAGGCTACATTGAAAACACCCTCTTCAGCATATGTCGAAGTTATTATCATCTTTAATTCTCATCATTTGTTTCTCCATATCCCAAATTTCTGCAAAAAGTGATGCTCAGGAATATCATTCGTCTGAAATCCAAACTTTTTTTGAAGATATTCTCCTTATCATTAACTTCAACCACCCATATTATGGTAATATCGAATTTCTCAAGGAGATCTACTCCCCTTATTTTCCAAATATTGTTTTTTATGGAGAGGCAGCGCATCCGGAAGTCGTGAAAATAAAAACCGGTATTGGATGGCATGTTCATCGTGTTTTGAAAGATGCCTTGATCAGGTACCCTGGTTTTCGAGGTTACATATGTACCCAAGATGATTGTTTTATAGGCTTTTGGAACTTCCAGGAATTAAACAAAGATAAAATCTGGTTCCATCAAAATTGGACAGTCTCTCTTGATACTGTTGAGCACCCCTGGCCATGGTGGAAAAAAAGCTGCGGCCGCAACGCTGTTTGGCAGGCGTATCACAAACTCGATGCTTGCTCAACTAAACAACTTAAAGAAAATCTCGGCTATCGCAACATTCCTTATAGTTGGGCTGATTTTTTCTACCTTCCAAACTGCTACCGATCAAAATTCCTAAAAATATGCGACTGTTTCGATAATCCGGATGTCTTCCTGGAGATCAGCATTCCGACAATTTTGTTTTGCCTGGAACAGAAAAATAAAATGGAAATGCTACACGTCTTCTGGGGAGGAACAGGCGTAAATGCTAATTTTGATTACTATCATCCGAATTTTCATTGGATCCACCCGATCAAATTTTCCTGCCAAAGCTCCAGAGAATTTGTTCTTAATGTCATTGAAAGCCAGATAAACAACTAAGGCGTGCCATCACTTTTGCCATTTCATCGGGGACTGGAGCTTCTAAGACCATTTCCTTACCTGTAACAGGATGGGGAAAAATGAGCTTGGCAGCATGCAGCATCTGCCTGCCAAGCTGAAATTTTTGATTCATTGCTGAGCTCCCATAAACAGGATCGCCCAGAACTGGAAATCCGATCTGCTTCATGTGGACACGAATCTGATGCGTGCGTCCCGTCTCTAAAACCAGTTTTACAAGAGAGAGGGATACATCATATTTCAATGTTTCATAATGGGTCACCGACCGGCGCCCCCCTTCAACAATAGCCATCTTCTGCCGATGGACAGGATGCCTGGCAATTGGTGCGTCTACTGTTCCTTTTCCCGGATTCCCGACACAGACAGCGATATACTCTTTATAGACCCTTCTCGAAGAAAATAATTCGACCAGTTTATGCTGCGCTTCCGCCGTCTTCGCTGCTACCAAAAGCCCTGTTGTTTCTTTATCCAAACGATGCACAATACCAGGTCTTAGGGTTTCCCCTTCAGGAAGCTTCTTGCAATGGTAGAGCAACCCATTGACAAAAGTTCCCGTCCAGTTGCCTGCTCCCGGATGAACAACCAGCCCAGCTGGTTTATTAACCACAATGATAGCTTCATCTTCATGAATGATATCCAAGAAGATTTTTTCCGGTTTGAGCTCAATTTCTGGAGCCAGAACAAAGCAGACATCGATTCTGTCTCCTGCTGCCACCTTAGCCCTTTTTTTGACCGGTTTATGATTGAGAAGCACATGATTTTCTTCGATCAGCCACTGCAAGTAAGATCGAGAATAAGCATCTGGGTACCGCTCGGCCAACACTTTATCCAGCCGTTTGCCCGCCTCTTCAGCAGTCGTCATTAAGGTTTCTGTATCAGGAGTGATCATCAAGCAAAGAAACCAGGTAAAGAGGTGCTTCCTCGTAAGGAAAGTCGGGAACGAGCCGCTTCAAAAAACTGTAGATATTTTTTTCCAACAGCTCCAAGTTATCCAAAGAAATGATGGAACCAAGACGTTTGCCAATATAGCGCATTTGCTGGTAATTAATCTCGCAAAGATCCTCTCCTCCTTCTTGAATGAAGGCGTTTAACAAAGCTGGATTGACCTTCTTGAGCTTTTCAGCGAATAATGGATCAACGGGAAAACCTAAAAATAAACAAGCAGAAAACATCAATCTATCCGTAAATTACCCTTCGCGAGATTCTCTCATCATTTTTTTCAGGCGTTCTTGACGCTCTCTCATATCTTTGATGATATTTTGAGCAATTCCTTGCATCATCTTATCCCAAACTTCCGGAGCTTTTTCTTTTAAATCGCTGGCAGAGCTGATGACGGTATCCATGTCGTATTCTGCTTTCAGGTTTTTCTTATTTGCATTTGCCGTTGCTGATGCCTCTGCGGTCGCCGCATTTTGCGAAGAAGGCTGAACTTGAGCTGCGCTCTGCGTCTCTGCGTTCAAATTTGTGTTAGGTGAAATATCAACCATAATTAGAACCTTATTTCCTCTATCCCTCTAATTAATATTTTACCAGAAAAAGCGTTTATTATCAATTTAGCCAAAGTGCCAAAATTTCTTTGATGAGATCGGGATTAAATCCTTTGCGCATCAACGCTCCAAACACTTTTTGCCTCTCTTTAAAATCTCTTAAATCTTTGGAACGAAAACGGGTGTTCATCAAGCGTTTAATCGCCTTCTCTTGATCCTCATGCGTCACTAAATTTGCAAGAATAGGCTCATAGAAAGATTTTGGCACCCTTTTTTGATAGAGCTTTGCTTCTATCATCATAGGGCCCAACTTGCGCAGCAGTTGCGTCCGAATAAACTGCTCAAGCCAGGCTTTGTCATCAAGATATCCAAGATGATGGCAATCATCGATCACACGCTCTATTGTCTCTTGCGACACTAGCCGTTCCTGCAACTGAAAGCGCAATTCAAAAGAAGAATAGCTGCGTTGAGAGAGCCTTTTCAAAACAAAAAAACGGGAGCGCTCAAATTCTTTCCGAAAAAATTGTTCGGGTAAATTCTCTTCCTGAAAAGAAAATTTAGGATGTTTGCCAAAAATCGCCGTATGAATTTCTCGAAAAAAATGATCATCCACAGATAAATGCAAGATCTCTTTTCGCTGTTCATCAGGGATCACTTCTACATTCATTTGGCTGCTTTGATTTTTTTCACACCTCGGCTAGAGACCCTCACTCCTCTGGCTGACACTCCTTTAATCAGCACATCGGAAAAAGGAAAAGAGACTTTGGAAATTTTTTGTTTAATCTTAGGGATCAACTGCACCTCCAATATCGGCTCTTTTTCGGTAGAAAGATACGCCAATCCCATCCCTTCTTCAAAGAAGCGGTATTCCTTATCGAGAATGAACTGCTTGATAATAAACCGCTTCGCAAAGCACAGATGGGACTTCGGATCTTTATAAGCGACATTGAAGACAGTCTGCTTATCGGCTAAACCGACAAAGACAGCTTTGTTGTTGCTGGCGTGCACGTAATCCTTTTCAGGGATGTTAGTCACACGGTAAGAGCCGTCCTGATAAAGAACCAATAACTTGTCGAAATTCGTTCCTTCAATTGTCTCCGATCCGGACACTTTTGTTCCCACAAATCCCGATTTTAAATCGATTCCAACCTTCAGCTCCTTCGTTGCAATCGCCCGTTTATCCAGCTCCTGAATTTCGCCGACTCTTGTTCTTCTTGTGTAAATGTCCCGATATTTTGAAACCAGCTCTTTTAGATATTTAATTGTGAACTGCTTGATGCTCTTCAGGTCTTTTTCCACTCTAGCCAGTTCCTTCCTCAAACCGGCGATCTCTTCCTGATTTTTATCCATATCAAATTTTGAGATACGTCTGATTGGGATCTGAAGCAGTTTCTCAATATCATCTTTGGTCGGCACACGTGAAAGCTGCTCGTGGAACGGTTTCAAGCTGTCTGCGACAGTCGATCTCAACTTATCAGACGACTTTACCGTTTCCAAATGTTTGTAAAGCCTGTTTTCAATAAAAATTTGTTCAAGAGTTTTGTCAAAAATCTTTTCAAGCAGCCGATCCTTTTCCAGCTCCAGCTCCTTTTTGAGATACCCTTTAAGCAACTCTGCATGCAATCTTAAGATCTCATCAACAGTTGTTTCCCAAGGCAAATGATCCTTAATCACCATGCACATGCAATTGATCGAAACCTCACAGTCAGTATAAGCATACAAACTGTCGATTAAATCCTGCGCATAATGGCCGCGCGGCAGCTTAATCTCGATTTCCACCTTATCCGCCGTATAGTCATTGATCGAATCGATCTTAATTTTTCCTCTCTTGGCAGCCTCGTCGATAGATCGGATCAAAGACTCTGTCGTTGTTCCATGGCAAATCTCTGAAATGACAAGCGTTTTTGGATCTTGGATATCGATTTTTGCACGCAGCTTGAGCCTGCCTCTGCCTTTATCATATTCGGAAACATCCATGATGCCTCCTGTGATAAAGTCTGGGTAGATTTCAAAATCCTTCCCCTCAAGAACCGCTATTTCAGCTTGGAGAAGTTCAATGAAATTATGCGGCAAGATATTCGTAGACATCCCCACTGCAATACCGCTAGCTCCCTGCATCAACACAACGGGCACCTTGGCAGGAAGGCAAACAGGTTCTTGATTTCTACCGTCATAAGAAGAGACCGTCTCAGTCAAATCCGGATTGAACAACGTGTCTTTAGCCAATGGAGAAAGACGCGTTTCAATATACCTGGCCGCCGCTGCGGGATCTCCGGTATAGATATTTCCAAAATTCCCTTGGCAATCGAGAAAGAATCCTTTGTTGGCCATGTTGACCAGAGCATCAATGATCGCTGCATCACCGTGTGGGTGGTATGCCATGGTCTGCCCTGCAACGTTGGCGACCTTATGCAATTTCCCGTCATGAATTTTATAAAGGGTGTGCAAGATTCTTCTCTGAACAGGCTTCAAGCCATCGACAACATCCGGAATTGCACGATCAAGAATGACGTATGAAGCATATTTAATGTAGTTATCCTTGTATAAATACTTGATATCATCCATTTTAAAGCAATTCCTGATCTTCGTTCACAAGGTTGTTCATAATAAATTTTTTCCGCTCCGGAGTATTTTTCCCCATGTAAAATTGCAACGTTGGCTTAATATCTGAAAAAGAATTGACAGCCACTGGAATTAAACGAATATCAGGGCCGATAAATTGTTTGAACTCCTGCGGAGAAATCTCGCCTAATCCCTTGAAGCGCGTGATTTCAACCCCTTTTTTCAATTCCTTCACTGCCTTCTCTTTTTCCTTTTCCGAGTAGCAATAGATCGTTTTTTCTTTATTCCTCACTTTAAAAAGAGGGGTTTCCAGAATGTAAAGGTGGCCGTTTAAAACCAGCCCTTCAAAATAAGTGAGGAAAAGTGTGATCAAAAGGTTGCGGATATGCATGCCGTCCACATCGGCGTCAGTCGCTAGAACAACTTTCTCATAACGAAGATTGGAAATATCCTCTTCGATATTCAATGCGCTCATCACATTAAACATCTCTTCATTTTTGTAGAGTTGATCCATTTTCATGCCAAAGACATTAAGTGGTTTCCCTCTAAGAGAAAAAACCGCCTGCGTCAAAGGATCTCTCGAAGAGACGATAGATGCACTCGCAGAGTCCCCTTCCGTTAGAAAAATCATCGTCTTTTCGGCATATTTGGAACCATCGCCGAAATGATATTTGCTGTCCCTTAACTTCGGAATCTTGAAAGAGATCTTTTTTTGCTTCTCTTTTGCTTCTTTTTTGACAGCAGACAACTCTTTGCGCACTTTCTCATTGAATGCAATCCGCTCGATGATTTTTTTAGCCGTAGAAGGATGCTTAAACAAGAGATTCACAACGGCTTCCTTAACCTCCTGAACCAAAGGAGCCCGAATCTCCGTATTCCCCAGTTTATTTTTCGTTTGCGATTCAAATACTGGATCCTGAATTCTGATGGCTACGGTTCCAAAGACTCCTTCGCGCACATCAACGCCTTGAAAATTTTTTTTGGCATACTCGTTAACCCCTTTCAGCAAACCTTCCCGAAACGCGGATAAATGCGTTCCCCCATCAGAGGTATACTGTCCGTTCACAAAAGAAAAATAGCTCTCTCCATAAGATTGCGTATGCAAGAACGCAAACTCTAATTGTTTGCTCTTATAGTGGAGAGGTTCATAGAGTCCTTCTTCTGACACTTCCTGGTTTAACAAATCAAGCAACCCATGATCGGAACGGATGCGCTCTCCATTATAGTTGATTGTCAAACCGGTATTCAAATAAACGTAATTCCACAACCTTTTAACAATGTATTCATCATCAAACTTGAAAGATTTAAAAATCTCAGAATCAGGGATAAACTCAACGTATGTCCCATCCTTTTCTTGAGTTTTCCCTTTTTTATCTTTCTGAAGCCTGCCTTTAGAAAACTCAGCCTCGACAAATTTCCCCTCTCGATGACTGCGCACAAGAAACCGGCTGGATAGAGCATTGACAGCTTTTGTTCCGACACCATTTAATCCAACAGAAAATTGGAAAACATCGTCATTATATTTGGCTCCTGTATTGATCTGAGAAACGCACTCAATCACCTTTCCAAGAGGAATTCCCCTGCCAAAATCCCTGACAGTGATTTTTCCCAAATCTTGATCTTTAGTGATTAAGATCTGATTCCCATTTCCCATAATAAATTCATCAATGCAGTTGTCGATCACCTCTTTGATCAGGATATAAATCC
This genomic window from Waddlia chondrophila WSU 86-1044 contains:
- a CDS encoding regulatory protein RecX, with product MNVEVIPDEQRKEILHLSVDDHFFREIHTAIFGKHPKFSFQEENLPEQFFRKEFERSRFFVLKRLSQRSYSSFELRFQLQERLVSQETIERVIDDCHHLGYLDDKAWLEQFIRTQLLRKLGPMMIEAKLYQKRVPKSFYEPILANLVTHEDQEKAIKRLMNTRFRSKDLRDFKERQKVFGALMRKGFNPDLIKEILALWLN
- the dtd gene encoding D-aminoacyl-tRNA deacylase; translated protein: MKLVVQRVSCAEVKIGNVSVGKINKGLLVLLGIHQSDTLESAKRYVNKLVNLRIFEDDAGKMNKSVKEVEGEILVVSQFTLYGNSSKGRRPSFIDAAGPDAAIPIYETFVQEVKREMGRVQTGQFGASMDVSLVNHGPVTMILENLNS
- a CDS encoding DNA topoisomerase IV subunit A, whose product is MDDIKYLYKDNYIKYASYVILDRAIPDVVDGLKPVQRRILHTLYKIHDGKLHKVANVAGQTMAYHPHGDAAIIDALVNMANKGFFLDCQGNFGNIYTGDPAAAARYIETRLSPLAKDTLFNPDLTETVSSYDGRNQEPVCLPAKVPVVLMQGASGIAVGMSTNILPHNFIELLQAEIAVLEGKDFEIYPDFITGGIMDVSEYDKGRGRLKLRAKIDIQDPKTLVISEICHGTTTESLIRSIDEAAKRGKIKIDSINDYTADKVEIEIKLPRGHYAQDLIDSLYAYTDCEVSINCMCMVIKDHLPWETTVDEILRLHAELLKGYLKKELELEKDRLLEKIFDKTLEQIFIENRLYKHLETVKSSDKLRSTVADSLKPFHEQLSRVPTKDDIEKLLQIPIRRISKFDMDKNQEEIAGLRKELARVEKDLKSIKQFTIKYLKELVSKYRDIYTRRTRVGEIQELDKRAIATKELKVGIDLKSGFVGTKVSGSETIEGTNFDKLLVLYQDGSYRVTNIPEKDYVHASNNKAVFVGLADKQTVFNVAYKDPKSHLCFAKRFIIKQFILDKEYRFFEEGMGLAYLSTEKEPILEVQLIPKIKQKISKVSFPFSDVLIKGVSARGVRVSSRGVKKIKAAK
- a CDS encoding DNA topoisomerase IV subunit B; protein product: MAKKYDETTIQTLDALEHIRKRTGMYIGRLGDGSHYDDGIYILIKEVIDNCIDEFIMGNGNQILITKDQDLGKITVRDFGRGIPLGKVIECVSQINTGAKYNDDVFQFSVGLNGVGTKAVNALSSRFLVRSHREGKFVEAEFSKGRLQKDKKGKTQEKDGTYVEFIPDSEIFKSFKFDDEYIVKRLWNYVYLNTGLTINYNGERIRSDHGLLDLLNQEVSEEGLYEPLHYKSKQLEFAFLHTQSYGESYFSFVNGQYTSDGGTHLSAFREGLLKGVNEYAKKNFQGVDVREGVFGTVAIRIQDPVFESQTKNKLGNTEIRAPLVQEVKEAVVNLLFKHPSTAKKIIERIAFNEKVRKELSAVKKEAKEKQKKISFKIPKLRDSKYHFGDGSKYAEKTMIFLTEGDSASASIVSSRDPLTQAVFSLRGKPLNVFGMKMDQLYKNEEMFNVMSALNIEEDISNLRYEKVVLATDADVDGMHIRNLLITLFLTYFEGLVLNGHLYILETPLFKVRNKEKTIYCYSEKEKEKAVKELKKGVEITRFKGLGEISPQEFKQFIGPDIRLIPVAVNSFSDIKPTLQFYMGKNTPERKKFIMNNLVNEDQELL
- a CDS encoding RluA family pseudouridine synthase translates to MITPDTETLMTTAEEAGKRLDKVLAERYPDAYSRSYLQWLIEENHVLLNHKPVKKRAKVAAGDRIDVCFVLAPEIELKPEKIFLDIIHEDEAIIVVNKPAGLVVHPGAGNWTGTFVNGLLYHCKKLPEGETLRPGIVHRLDKETTGLLVAAKTAEAQHKLVELFSSRRVYKEYIAVCVGNPGKGTVDAPIARHPVHRQKMAIVEGGRRSVTHYETLKYDVSLSLVKLVLETGRTHQIRVHMKQIGFPVLGDPVYGSSAMNQKFQLGRQMLHAAKLIFPHPVTGKEMVLEAPVPDEMAKVMARLSCLSGFQ
- a CDS encoding KH domain-containing protein; this translates as MKEFVAYIVKNLVDHPDKVKINEIGGTQTLIIELSVEKSDIGKIIGKKGKTINAIRTLLMSVASRNGIRVNLEILEDGERVSEESAAAGVE